Proteins encoded in a region of the Streptomyces sp. NBC_00513 genome:
- a CDS encoding isoprenylcysteine carboxyl methyltransferase family protein yields MNLYLLILALVAVERLAELLVARRNAAWSLARGAREYGGGHYPAMVALHTALLVGCAVEPWAADRPFLPAVGWPALALAVAAQGLRWWCIATLGPRWNTRVLVVPGLPLVAAGPYRVLSHPNYVAVVVEGLALPLVHSAWLTAAGFTVLNALLLRVRIRCEDTALTRARTTTPLVGSAS; encoded by the coding sequence ATGAACCTGTACCTGCTGATCCTCGCCCTGGTCGCCGTCGAACGGCTCGCCGAGCTGCTCGTGGCCCGGCGCAACGCCGCCTGGAGCCTGGCGCGCGGCGCCCGGGAGTACGGCGGCGGCCACTATCCGGCCATGGTCGCCCTGCACACCGCACTGCTGGTGGGGTGCGCGGTCGAACCGTGGGCGGCCGACCGGCCGTTCCTGCCCGCGGTGGGCTGGCCGGCGCTCGCACTGGCGGTGGCCGCGCAGGGGCTGCGCTGGTGGTGCATCGCCACGCTCGGCCCCCGCTGGAACACCCGGGTGCTCGTCGTGCCCGGCCTGCCCCTGGTCGCGGCGGGGCCGTACCGGGTGCTGAGCCACCCCAACTACGTGGCCGTGGTGGTCGAGGGGCTCGCGCTGCCGCTCGTGCACTCCGCCTGGCTGACGGCTGCCGGTTTCACCGTGCTCAACGCGCTGTTGCTGCGGGTGCGGATCCGCTGCGAGGACACGGCGCTCACCCGGGCCCGTACGACGACCCCGCTCGTGGGCTCCGCGTCGTGA
- a CDS encoding type III polyketide synthase, producing MTRVLAVSSVFPPHRYRQSEITEALARFLPPGADTALLRRVHESVRVDSRHLALPLERYGPSNDFGTTNAAFVVAALELGTRALELALTEGGLPAGDIDLVMSTTVTGLATPSLEARIAGRSGLRPDVKRMPLFGLGCAAGAAGLGHLHDQLTGRPGDAGVLLSTELCSLTLQPTDTSMANLVAGALFGDGAGALLAVGRDHPLHETGSGPAVVASRSRLYPGTEDLLGWDIGHWGFRMVLGRELPDLVRLHVVEEVETFLAGHDLKPSDVDAWICHPGGPRILDVLAETLGLPDAALAASRGSLAEAGNLSSASVLHILGGIQAAGPPPPGSTGLMIAFGPGFASELVLLRW from the coding sequence ATGACACGTGTCCTGGCAGTGAGCAGCGTGTTCCCGCCGCACCGGTACCGGCAGTCGGAGATCACCGAGGCCCTGGCCCGCTTCCTTCCGCCGGGCGCGGACACGGCGCTGCTGCGCCGCGTCCACGAGTCGGTCCGGGTGGACAGCCGCCATCTGGCGCTCCCCCTGGAGCGCTACGGTCCGTCCAACGACTTCGGCACCACGAACGCCGCCTTCGTCGTCGCCGCGCTCGAACTCGGCACGCGCGCCCTCGAACTCGCCCTCACCGAAGGCGGTCTACCGGCGGGTGACATCGATCTGGTGATGTCCACGACGGTGACCGGGCTGGCGACGCCCTCACTGGAGGCCCGGATCGCCGGCCGGAGCGGGCTGCGTCCCGACGTGAAACGGATGCCGCTGTTCGGCCTGGGCTGCGCGGCGGGCGCCGCCGGGCTCGGCCACCTGCACGACCAACTGACCGGCCGGCCCGGCGACGCGGGCGTGTTGCTGTCGACCGAGCTGTGCTCCCTCACCCTCCAGCCCACCGACACCTCGATGGCGAACCTCGTGGCGGGGGCCCTCTTCGGGGACGGCGCCGGGGCGTTGCTGGCGGTGGGCCGCGACCATCCGCTGCACGAGACCGGCTCCGGTCCCGCGGTGGTGGCCTCCCGCAGCCGGCTGTATCCGGGGACCGAGGACCTGCTGGGCTGGGACATCGGCCACTGGGGCTTTCGCATGGTGCTGGGGCGGGAACTCCCCGATCTGGTCCGGCTGCACGTGGTGGAGGAGGTCGAGACCTTCCTCGCCGGGCACGACCTGAAGCCGTCCGACGTCGACGCCTGGATCTGCCACCCCGGAGGTCCGAGGATCCTCGACGTGCTCGCCGAGACGCTGGGCCTGCCGGACGCCGCCCTCGCGGCGAGCCGGGGGTCACTGGCCGAGGCGGGCAACCTCTCCTCCGCCTCGGTCCTGCACATCCTCGGCGGGATCCAGGCCGCCGGGCCGCCCCCGCCGGGATCCACCGGGCTCATGATCGCCTTCGGCCCGGGCTTCGCCTCCGAACTCGTCCTCCTGCGTTGGTGA
- a CDS encoding UbiA family prenyltransferase, with protein MPVTRHTPPAVHAPVRPRSGARTAGLLAACHPVPAAAVTLFTAALALAAGRGPAGCAAAAGAVAAGQLSVGWSNDRADLRRDLTTGRRDKPLVAGSVRPASVAVAAFVALLVCVPLSLASGPLAGVVHLVAVVAAWGYNLRLKSTVVSWAPYALAFGLLPAFVTLGLPGSPWPPAWLTAAAALLGAGAHFANVLPDIADDLATGVTGLPQRLGARGSAAVAGLLLLGSTAALVTGPPGPVSAYGWGLLALTGLLVAGTCRARGRGPFLGALAVAAADVALLLVRGAGLG; from the coding sequence GTGCCCGTCACCCGACACACCCCGCCCGCCGTACACGCCCCCGTGCGGCCCCGCTCCGGAGCCCGGACGGCCGGTCTCCTGGCGGCCTGCCACCCCGTGCCGGCGGCCGCCGTGACCCTCTTCACGGCCGCCCTCGCCCTGGCCGCCGGTCGGGGACCCGCCGGCTGCGCCGCCGCCGCCGGGGCGGTCGCGGCGGGCCAACTCTCCGTGGGCTGGAGCAACGACCGCGCCGACCTGCGCCGCGACCTGACCACGGGGCGGCGGGACAAGCCGCTGGTCGCGGGCTCCGTGCGGCCCGCCTCGGTGGCCGTCGCCGCGTTCGTGGCGCTGCTGGTGTGCGTTCCGTTGTCCCTGGCCTCGGGTCCGCTCGCCGGCGTCGTGCACCTGGTCGCGGTCGTGGCCGCCTGGGGCTACAACCTGCGGCTCAAGAGCACGGTCGTGTCCTGGGCGCCGTACGCCCTCGCCTTCGGCCTGCTCCCGGCCTTCGTCACGCTCGGCCTGCCCGGATCACCGTGGCCGCCGGCCTGGCTCACCGCCGCCGCCGCGCTGCTCGGCGCCGGGGCGCACTTCGCGAACGTGCTGCCCGACATCGCCGACGACCTCGCCACCGGCGTCACCGGACTGCCCCAGCGGCTCGGCGCCCGCGGTTCGGCCGCGGTCGCCGGCCTGCTCCTGCTCGGCTCGACCGCGGCCCTGGTCACCGGCCCGCCGGGACCGGTGAGCGCGTACGGCTGGGGGCTGCTCGCGCTCACCGGCCTGCTGGTGGCCGGCACCTGCCGGGCCCGCGGCCGCGGGCCGTTCCTCGGCGCGCTGGCGGTCGCCGCCGCCGACGTGGCGCTGCTGTTGGTGCGGGGCGCCGGCCTCGGCTGA
- a CDS encoding NAD(P)/FAD-dependent oxidoreductase — MSRSRILVVGAGFAGVACVRRLERRLSPAEAEISLVTPASYQLYLPLLPQVAAGVLTPQSVAVSLRRSNKHRTRIIPGGAIGVDTKAKVCVIRKITGEIVDQPYDLLVLAPGSITRTFDIPGLVEHARGMKTLAEAVYLRDHVIAQLDLADASQDEAERASRLRFVVVGGGYAGTETAACLNRLTRHAATRYPRLDPRQIKWHLVDLAPKLMPELGDKLGTVALDILRRRGIEVSLGVSVSEVNAEKVTLTDGRVLPSRTLIWTAGVAASPLVSTLGAETLKGRLVVRPELTVPGVDGVFALGDAAAVPDVAKGGDALCPPTAQHAMRQGKAVADSVIATLRNQPLRPYVHKDLGLVVDLGGRDAVSKPLGIELHGLPAQAVARGYHWSALRTNVAKTRVMTNWLINAVAGDDFVRTGFLDQRAATLKDFEHTDAYLSPEQVRKHTESLRARG; from the coding sequence GTGTCGCGATCGAGGATCCTCGTTGTGGGCGCCGGCTTCGCCGGGGTCGCGTGCGTACGGCGGCTGGAGCGCCGCCTGTCCCCGGCCGAGGCGGAGATCTCACTGGTCACGCCCGCCTCCTACCAGTTGTACCTGCCCCTGCTCCCCCAGGTCGCCGCCGGCGTGCTGACCCCGCAGTCGGTCGCCGTGTCCCTGCGGCGCAGCAACAAGCACCGGACGCGGATCATCCCCGGCGGGGCGATCGGTGTGGACACCAAGGCCAAGGTCTGCGTCATCCGGAAGATCACGGGTGAGATCGTGGACCAGCCCTACGACCTCCTCGTACTGGCCCCGGGCAGCATCACCCGCACCTTCGACATCCCCGGGCTGGTGGAACACGCGCGGGGCATGAAGACCCTCGCGGAGGCCGTGTACCTGCGCGACCACGTGATCGCCCAACTCGACCTGGCGGACGCCAGTCAGGACGAGGCCGAACGCGCCTCCCGGCTCCGGTTCGTGGTGGTGGGCGGTGGATACGCGGGCACGGAGACGGCCGCCTGCCTCAACCGCCTCACGCGGCACGCGGCCACCCGCTATCCGCGGCTGGACCCCCGGCAGATCAAGTGGCACCTGGTCGACCTCGCCCCGAAGCTGATGCCGGAACTCGGCGACAAGCTCGGCACGGTCGCCCTGGACATCCTGCGCCGGCGCGGGATCGAGGTGTCCCTCGGCGTGTCGGTGAGCGAGGTGAACGCCGAGAAGGTGACGCTCACCGACGGCCGGGTGCTGCCCAGTCGGACCCTGATCTGGACGGCCGGCGTAGCCGCGAGCCCGCTGGTGTCCACCCTGGGCGCGGAGACGCTCAAGGGCCGGCTGGTCGTGCGACCGGAGTTGACGGTGCCCGGGGTCGACGGCGTGTTCGCCCTCGGGGACGCGGCGGCCGTACCGGACGTGGCGAAGGGCGGCGACGCGCTGTGCCCGCCGACCGCCCAGCACGCCATGCGCCAGGGCAAGGCCGTCGCCGACAGTGTCATCGCCACGCTGCGCAACCAACCGCTGCGTCCCTACGTGCACAAGGACCTGGGGCTGGTGGTGGACCTCGGTGGCCGGGACGCGGTCTCCAAGCCGCTCGGCATCGAACTGCACGGCCTGCCCGCGCAGGCGGTGGCGCGCGGCTACCACTGGTCGGCGCTGCGGACCAACGTGGCCAAGACCCGGGTGATGACGAACTGGCTGATCAACGCGGTCGCCGGGGACGACTTCGTGCGCACCGGCTTCCTGGACCAGCGGGCCGCCACCCTGAAGGACTTCGAGCACACCGACGCCTACCTCTCCCCCGAGCAGGTCCGCAAGCACACGGAGTCGCTGCGGGCCAGGGGCTGA
- a CDS encoding PHP domain-containing protein — translation MDPVAALNRIAFLLERGQAPTYRVRAFRTAAAAVEHLGGPEVAERAAAGSLESVKGLGPKTATVVREALGGEVPEYLRKLEDEVAAHPDGPPASAQARALRAALRGDCHLHSEWSDGGSPIEAMGRAAAELGHEWGVLTDHSPSLKVARGLSPERLREQLAVVAELNAGWKPFRLLTGIECDILADGSLDQEQELLDRVDLVVGSVHSKLRMESPAMTRRLLAAVRNPSMDVLGHCTGRLVTGRTRPESEFDAAVVFAACAESGTAVEINSRPERLDPPRRLLRQAAEIGTLFAIDTDAHAPGQLDWQLTGCERAVECGVAAERVVNTWSAEGLLEWTRTRRPPAPL, via the coding sequence ATGGACCCGGTCGCCGCGCTGAACCGGATCGCCTTCCTGTTGGAGCGCGGTCAGGCCCCGACCTACCGCGTACGGGCGTTCCGCACGGCCGCCGCCGCGGTGGAGCACCTGGGCGGCCCGGAGGTCGCCGAGCGGGCCGCCGCCGGCTCGCTGGAGTCCGTGAAGGGTCTCGGGCCGAAGACCGCGACGGTCGTGCGGGAGGCGCTCGGCGGGGAGGTCCCGGAGTACCTGCGGAAGCTGGAGGACGAGGTCGCGGCGCATCCCGACGGCCCGCCGGCCAGTGCGCAGGCCCGCGCGCTGCGGGCGGCCCTGCGCGGGGACTGCCACCTGCACTCGGAGTGGTCCGACGGCGGGAGTCCGATCGAGGCGATGGGCCGGGCCGCGGCGGAGCTGGGGCACGAGTGGGGGGTGCTGACGGACCATTCGCCGAGTCTGAAGGTGGCCCGCGGGTTGTCGCCGGAGCGGCTGCGCGAGCAACTGGCGGTGGTGGCGGAGCTGAACGCGGGCTGGAAACCGTTCCGGCTGCTCACGGGCATCGAGTGCGACATCCTGGCGGACGGTTCGCTCGACCAGGAGCAGGAGTTGTTGGACCGGGTCGACCTGGTGGTGGGTTCCGTCCACTCGAAGCTGCGGATGGAGTCCCCGGCGATGACACGGCGCCTGCTGGCGGCCGTGCGCAATCCGTCGATGGACGTACTCGGCCACTGCACCGGGCGCCTGGTGACGGGCCGGACCCGGCCGGAGTCGGAGTTCGACGCCGCCGTCGTCTTCGCCGCCTGCGCCGAGTCGGGTACGGCGGTGGAGATCAACAGCAGGCCCGAACGGCTGGACCCGCCGCGCCGGTTGCTGCGGCAGGCCGCGGAGATCGGCACGCTGTTCGCGATCGACACGGACGCGCACGCCCCGGGCCAGCTGGACTGGCAGTTGACCGGTTGTGAGCGGGCCGTGGAGTGCGGGGTGGCGGCCGAGCGTGTCGTGAACACCTGGAGCGCGGAGGGCCTGCTGGAGTGGACCCGTACCCGCCGACCGCCCGCACCGCTCTGA
- a CDS encoding VOC family protein, protein MARDLVASQRFYGAVVGWTFRPARLGDAFSVARLDGVPVAGIGALAADLAVPVAWTPYFAVDDVDVAVSRIRERSGTIAVGPVSFPNGGRAALAADLDGAVFGIWEGVVSTDWRSDEGRAPAWLELRTRNAFDAAIFYGEVLEWATGRPGCCEVSYEEDQVVLRHAGEAVARLNSGPVEPASYSPQARPRWHVHFRVPLLEPAIEAAVELGGRAVSEVTSNTRERWVAFRDPDGALFTLTSSLVPPTAP, encoded by the coding sequence ATGGCCCGGGACCTGGTGGCGTCCCAGCGCTTCTACGGAGCGGTCGTGGGGTGGACCTTCCGCCCGGCCCGCCTCGGCGACGCCTTCTCGGTGGCCCGGCTGGACGGTGTGCCGGTGGCGGGCATCGGGGCCCTCGCCGCCGATCTGGCGGTACCGGTGGCGTGGACGCCGTACTTCGCCGTGGACGACGTGGACGTGGCGGTGAGCCGGATCCGGGAGCGCAGCGGCACGATCGCGGTCGGGCCGGTGTCCTTCCCGAACGGCGGCAGGGCGGCTCTGGCGGCCGACCTGGACGGTGCGGTGTTCGGGATCTGGGAGGGGGTCGTCTCCACCGACTGGCGGTCCGACGAGGGGCGGGCCCCGGCCTGGCTCGAACTGAGGACCCGCAACGCCTTCGACGCCGCGATCTTCTACGGCGAGGTACTGGAGTGGGCCACCGGCAGGCCCGGCTGCTGCGAGGTCTCGTACGAGGAGGACCAGGTCGTGCTGCGGCACGCCGGGGAGGCGGTGGCCCGGCTGAACAGCGGTCCGGTGGAGCCGGCCTCGTACAGCCCGCAGGCCAGGCCCCGCTGGCACGTCCATTTCCGGGTGCCGCTGCTGGAGCCCGCGATCGAGGCGGCGGTCGAGCTGGGCGGGCGGGCCGTCTCGGAGGTCACGTCGAACACGCGGGAGCGGTGGGTCGCGTTCCGCGACCCGGACGGGGCCCTGTTCACCCTGACCTCGTCCCTCGTACCGCCGACCGCCCCGTGA
- a CDS encoding HPP family protein — protein MTTDTAPYPGTPPTPAADAAPAPRTPRIITGRAPARPTAAAAFHSVSAATTVLLGLVGIGAMLHEPVLIPPLAASAALVHSAPTLPLAQPRGVLLGHLLGAAVGYGVLAAAGGSAWAAAVAAGITLALLIIARTPHSPACATAVVVVLQSPDAARFVPLLFGSTVLLVLTGYAGSRIRRKAPRYPAYWW, from the coding sequence ATGACCACAGACACCGCGCCGTACCCCGGCACGCCCCCGACCCCCGCGGCCGATGCCGCGCCCGCGCCGCGCACGCCGCGGATCATCACCGGCAGGGCGCCGGCCCGCCCTACCGCGGCGGCCGCCTTCCACAGCGTCAGCGCGGCGACGACCGTGCTCCTCGGCCTGGTGGGGATCGGCGCGATGCTCCACGAACCGGTGCTGATCCCGCCGCTGGCCGCGAGCGCCGCCCTGGTGCACAGCGCGCCCACCCTGCCGCTGGCCCAGCCGCGCGGGGTGCTGCTCGGCCACCTGTTGGGCGCCGCCGTCGGGTACGGGGTCCTCGCGGCGGCGGGCGGCAGCGCGTGGGCCGCCGCCGTGGCGGCCGGCATCACCCTGGCCCTGCTGATCATCGCGCGGACCCCGCACTCCCCCGCCTGTGCGACGGCCGTCGTCGTGGTGCTCCAGAGCCCGGATGCCGCCCGGTTCGTGCCGCTGCTGTTCGGCTCGACTGTGCTCCTCGTCCTCACCGGGTACGCCGGATCCCGTATCCGGCGCAAGGCCCCGAGGTACCCCGCCTACTGGTGGTGA
- a CDS encoding GNAT family N-acetyltransferase, giving the protein MTIMGPHDLDHAVSEAVRALRDAEHLDWSVPAAGLEWSCHDTAVHLAGDLTGFAAQLAGRVTDSWLPLRVTAAPDTSPGGVVDLVEASGRLLVAAVHAAGPDVRAWHPAGSAGPDGFAAMGAAETLLHCHDILNGLGATHWRGSERTAALVLDRIFPHAPLSTTGDAWDSLLAASGRADLPDLAPQQDWRWYNDPIRGVGVILCEIGPEAAADLHAGGTGGFAWTEDGPAEGTRIGAGMVGLAHEVGEYRPGWGPYAIVRARDHRAIGGIGFHGAPDPDGQAEIGYDLVASARRRGHATEALRALAGWAFEQPGLTGLHARVDEDNAASHAVVRRAGFQESGTEDGVVLYRLNPL; this is encoded by the coding sequence ATGACGATCATGGGCCCCCACGACCTCGACCACGCCGTCTCGGAGGCCGTCCGGGCTCTACGGGACGCCGAGCACCTCGACTGGTCCGTCCCGGCGGCGGGCCTGGAGTGGAGCTGCCACGACACGGCCGTCCACCTGGCCGGGGACCTGACCGGATTCGCCGCGCAGCTCGCCGGCCGGGTCACCGACTCCTGGCTGCCCCTGCGGGTCACGGCCGCCCCCGACACCTCCCCGGGCGGGGTCGTCGACCTCGTGGAGGCGAGCGGACGGCTGCTCGTGGCCGCCGTCCACGCGGCCGGGCCGGACGTCCGCGCCTGGCACCCGGCCGGCTCGGCGGGCCCCGACGGCTTCGCCGCGATGGGCGCCGCCGAGACCCTGCTGCACTGCCACGACATCCTGAACGGTCTGGGCGCCACGCACTGGCGGGGCTCCGAGCGGACGGCCGCCCTCGTCCTCGACCGGATCTTCCCGCACGCGCCGCTGTCCACCACCGGCGACGCCTGGGACTCGCTGCTCGCGGCCTCCGGCCGGGCCGACCTCCCCGACCTCGCCCCCCAGCAGGACTGGCGCTGGTACAACGACCCGATCCGCGGGGTCGGCGTCATCCTGTGCGAGATCGGCCCGGAGGCCGCCGCCGACCTGCACGCCGGCGGCACCGGGGGCTTCGCATGGACCGAGGACGGGCCGGCCGAGGGCACCCGCATCGGCGCCGGGATGGTGGGGCTCGCCCACGAGGTGGGCGAGTACCGGCCGGGATGGGGCCCGTACGCCATCGTCCGGGCCCGGGACCACCGCGCGATCGGCGGGATCGGCTTCCACGGGGCCCCCGACCCGGACGGACAGGCCGAGATCGGCTACGACCTCGTCGCCTCGGCCCGCCGCCGGGGCCACGCCACCGAGGCGCTCCGCGCGCTGGCCGGCTGGGCGTTCGAGCAGCCCGGCCTGACCGGGCTGCACGCCAGGGTCGACGAGGACAACGCGGCCTCCCACGCCGTGGTCCGGCGGGCCGGGTTCCAGGAGTCCGGTACCGAAGACGGCGTGGTCCTCTACCGCCTGAACCCGCTGTAG
- a CDS encoding peptidase inhibitor family I36 protein — MRKFRTLMLACALAAPLFAVPAALTPAVAAPADSAGVAADGNYWVWADTNRGGPSCGWSGNDSDWRTCGSSGSYNMNDRASSWWNNGYAGSLGDVRVYEHIGYTGASTCAPNGSAGNIPWEWNDRISSHKWVTNCGF; from the coding sequence ATGCGTAAGTTCCGCACGCTGATGCTGGCCTGCGCCCTCGCGGCGCCGTTGTTCGCCGTCCCCGCGGCGCTGACCCCGGCGGTCGCGGCTCCCGCCGACAGCGCGGGCGTGGCGGCCGACGGCAACTACTGGGTCTGGGCGGACACCAACCGCGGCGGCCCGTCCTGCGGCTGGAGCGGCAACGACTCCGACTGGCGCACCTGTGGCAGCAGCGGCAGCTACAACATGAACGACCGGGCCTCGTCCTGGTGGAACAACGGTTACGCCGGTTCCCTGGGCGACGTCCGCGTCTACGAGCACATCGGCTACACGGGGGCCTCGACCTGCGCCCCGAACGGTTCCGCGGGCAACATCCCGTGGGAGTGGAACGACCGGATCTCCTCCCACAAGTGGGTGACCAACTGCGGCTTCTGA
- a CDS encoding XRE family transcriptional regulator, which yields MARKERPLDGGDGPLPAFATALRRLRHEAGSPPYRDLAARAHYSVATLSGAAAGRRLPSLDVTLSYVRACGGDPGEWERRWHAVAVELAVETPDLLAGEEGCQEPPYVGLAAFRAEDAELFFGRERLLEDLVATLARHRVLALVGASGAGKSSLLRAGLLPRLRADAPHRAVRVLTPGPHPTRTLAEALGRREDADTEESEELVLIVDQFEEVFTVCADPGERARFITALDEAARRPGSRCRVVLCLRADFYAHCTRHTELVDVLRDAQILVGPMSAAELRRAVVEPARRAGLTVEGSLQATLVAHAHGRVGVLPLLSHALLETWRRRRGAALTLDGFRAAGGFEGALAQSAEALYASLTGRQRHLARQVFVHLIALGEGTEDTKRPVAREELDQGADTDAVLAGAARQRLLTLGHGRVELTHEALIRAWPRLRGWLTEDRELLRRHRQLTDAARTWEGVGRDPGSLLRGARLTLVRDLLDTPGPAGLTASEREFLDASAAAEDAAGDSARRRTRRLRILVASLGALVVVAAVATGNAVRAEEEVTRQRNDAVAQNLAETAGGLTNTEPGLAVQLGLTAYRLSPTTRTRDSLLSTLMTSFPAHAKEVVALAYRPDGRQLATASGDRTARLWTVRGTDRPVAVATLTGHRAALRAVAYRPDGRILATASADGNVRLWDVAEPARPTLAAEPVARGGDVRALAYSPDGRTLATTGPAGDVRIWDVADPARPVEAAVVTGHRDALRAVAFSPDGRTLATASEDRTVRLTDIADPGHPTPLATVEGHDTAVFSVAFSPDGRTLATASGGHTSVRLWNVTDRLHPAPLATLRGHTDVVGAVVFSPDGRTLATAGDDRTVRVWDVARPAHPALSTTLTGHVTAVGSVVFSPDGSVLASGGYDDTLRLAGTDRDRATAGACAHTGPRISRKQWTTYMPYLDYAPPCSGLERR from the coding sequence ATGGCACGCAAGGAACGTCCGCTGGACGGTGGGGACGGGCCTCTGCCGGCATTCGCCACCGCCCTGCGCCGGCTGCGCCACGAGGCGGGATCACCGCCCTACAGGGATCTCGCCGCCCGCGCCCACTACTCCGTCGCCACCCTGTCCGGAGCCGCCGCCGGCCGCCGGCTGCCCAGCCTGGACGTGACCCTGTCCTACGTGCGGGCCTGCGGCGGCGACCCGGGGGAGTGGGAACGCCGCTGGCATGCCGTCGCCGTCGAACTGGCCGTCGAGACACCGGACCTGCTCGCCGGTGAGGAGGGCTGCCAGGAGCCGCCGTACGTGGGGCTCGCCGCCTTCCGCGCCGAGGACGCCGAACTGTTCTTCGGGCGGGAACGGCTCCTCGAAGACCTCGTCGCCACCCTCGCCCGGCACCGCGTCCTCGCCCTCGTCGGAGCCTCCGGAGCCGGCAAGTCCTCCCTGCTGCGCGCCGGACTGCTGCCCAGGCTGCGTGCCGACGCCCCGCACCGCGCGGTACGCGTCCTCACCCCCGGCCCGCACCCGACCCGGACCCTCGCCGAGGCGCTGGGCCGACGGGAGGACGCCGACACGGAGGAATCGGAAGAACTCGTACTGATCGTCGACCAGTTCGAGGAGGTCTTCACCGTCTGCGCCGACCCCGGGGAGCGCGCCCGGTTCATCACCGCGCTCGACGAGGCCGCGCGCCGGCCCGGCTCCCGCTGCCGGGTCGTCCTGTGCCTGCGCGCCGACTTCTACGCGCACTGCACCCGCCACACGGAACTCGTCGACGTCCTGCGCGACGCCCAGATCCTCGTCGGACCGATGAGCGCCGCCGAACTGCGCCGGGCCGTCGTCGAACCCGCCCGCCGCGCCGGACTCACCGTCGAGGGCTCCCTCCAGGCCACCCTCGTCGCCCACGCGCACGGCCGCGTCGGCGTCCTGCCCCTGCTCTCCCACGCCCTGCTGGAGACCTGGCGGCGCCGCCGGGGCGCCGCCCTCACCCTGGACGGCTTCCGCGCCGCCGGCGGATTCGAGGGCGCCCTCGCCCAGTCCGCCGAAGCCCTGTACGCCTCACTCACCGGCCGTCAGCGACATCTGGCCCGCCAGGTCTTCGTCCACCTCATCGCCCTGGGAGAGGGCACCGAGGACACCAAACGGCCCGTCGCCCGCGAGGAACTCGACCAGGGCGCCGACACCGACGCCGTCCTCGCCGGGGCAGCCCGACAAAGGCTCCTCACGCTCGGACACGGCCGGGTCGAACTCACCCACGAGGCCCTGATCCGCGCCTGGCCCCGACTGCGCGGTTGGCTCACCGAGGACCGGGAGCTGCTGCGCCGGCACCGACAGCTCACCGACGCCGCCCGGACGTGGGAGGGCGTGGGGCGCGACCCCGGCTCCCTGCTGCGGGGCGCCCGGCTCACCCTCGTCCGCGACCTCCTCGACACCCCCGGCCCCGCCGGACTGACCGCCTCGGAGCGGGAGTTCCTCGACGCCTCCGCCGCCGCGGAGGACGCGGCCGGCGACTCGGCGCGCCGCCGTACCCGCCGGCTGCGGATCCTCGTCGCCTCGCTCGGCGCCCTCGTGGTGGTCGCAGCCGTCGCCACCGGCAACGCGGTACGGGCCGAGGAGGAGGTCACCCGGCAACGCAACGACGCCGTCGCGCAGAATCTCGCCGAGACCGCGGGCGGCCTCACCAACACCGAACCGGGCCTGGCCGTCCAACTCGGCCTGACCGCCTACCGGCTCTCGCCCACCACCCGCACCCGCGACAGCCTCCTCAGCACCCTGATGACCTCGTTCCCCGCCCACGCCAAGGAGGTCGTCGCCCTCGCCTACCGACCCGACGGGCGTCAACTCGCCACCGCCAGCGGGGACCGCACCGCCCGACTCTGGACCGTCCGCGGCACCGACCGGCCCGTCGCCGTCGCCACCCTCACCGGCCACCGCGCCGCCCTGCGCGCCGTCGCCTACCGGCCGGACGGGCGGATCCTCGCCACCGCCTCCGCCGACGGGAACGTACGGCTCTGGGACGTCGCGGAGCCCGCCCGCCCCACCCTCGCGGCCGAACCCGTCGCCCGGGGCGGCGACGTACGCGCCCTCGCCTACAGCCCCGACGGGCGCACCCTCGCCACCACCGGCCCCGCAGGCGACGTACGAATCTGGGACGTGGCCGATCCCGCCCGCCCCGTCGAGGCGGCGGTCGTGACCGGGCACCGCGACGCCCTGCGCGCCGTCGCGTTCAGCCCGGACGGCCGCACCCTGGCCACCGCGAGCGAGGACCGCACCGTACGGCTGACCGACATCGCCGACCCCGGGCACCCCACGCCGCTGGCGACCGTCGAGGGCCACGACACCGCCGTCTTCTCCGTCGCCTTCAGCCCGGACGGCCGCACCCTCGCCACCGCCAGCGGCGGCCACACCTCGGTACGGCTGTGGAACGTCACCGACCGGCTCCATCCGGCCCCCCTCGCCACCCTGAGGGGCCACACCGACGTGGTCGGCGCGGTGGTCTTCAGCCCCGACGGCCGCACCCTCGCCACCGCCGGCGACGACCGCACCGTACGGGTGTGGGACGTGGCCCGACCCGCCCACCCGGCCCTGTCGACCACCCTCACCGGGCACGTCACCGCCGTCGGTTCCGTCGTGTTCAGCCCCGACGGGAGCGTCCTGGCGTCCGGCGGCTACGACGACACCCTCCGGCTGGCGGGCACCGACCGGGACCGGGCCACCGCGGGTGCCTGCGCGCACACCGGGCCGCGGATCAGCCGCAAGCAGTGGACCACCTACATGCCCTACCTGGACTACGCGCCGCCGTGCAGTGGCCTGGAGCGCCGCTGA